In Gossypium arboreum isolate Shixiya-1 chromosome 6, ASM2569848v2, whole genome shotgun sequence, the following are encoded in one genomic region:
- the LOC108486740 gene encoding scarecrow-like protein 30 isoform X1 — translation MDPSLQGLYSSVDRFRVNDETLLAISSPNFNNGFKNETFAGIPPLQPAMIPINLLPSASVNEPEDYDFSDVVLKYISEMLMEEDMEDKTCMFKESSAALQAAEKSFYEVLGEQYPPSLEPELKYQNHESSNELRGQSYCSCSSGDGNLLNLPCNYDLGVQMSLNYSSQANSSHSSGNSAGSLVDGFTDSPVSTPRLPEIFGDSESVIQFRKGFEEASRFLPNRGNLFVDVESDGLFLKEVKEEAKSVVEKVENELLQDRPRGKKKPYPEDVNLYNGRSNKQSSVYTESTVSPEMFDTVLLNCQSLADLQKVLQHETNKNVQQNGQSKGPTGGKARAKKGKRNVVDLRTLLTLCAQAVATDDRRSANELLKQIRQHSSPMGDGMQRLAHYFVDGLEARLAGSGTQSYNPVFTRPTSAANVLKAYHLFLAACPFRKLSDFFSNTTIMNLAENAARLHIIDFGILYGFQWPCLIRRLSTRPGGPPKLKITGIDLPQPGFRPAERVEETGRRLANYAETFKVPFEFHAIAQKWDTIQIEDIKIESGEVLIVNCIYRLRNLLDETVVVESPRNKVLNLMRKLHPDVLILGIVNGAYSAPFFITRFREALFHYSTLFDMLETNVPREIPERMLIEREIFGWEAMNVIACEGAERIERPETYKQWQVRTTRAGFRQLPLDKEMMKTAKERVNTSYHKDFVIDEDNHWLLQGWKGRIVYAHSCWVPAS, via the coding sequence ATGGATCCGTCGTTGCAGGGGCTTTACAGTTCTGTTGATAGATTCAGAGTAAATGATGAAACTTTGTTAGCAATATCGAGCCCGAACTTTAATAACGGGTTTAAGAATGAAACTTTTGCTGGTATTCCTCCTTTGCAACCTGCTATGATTCCGATAAATTTGCTGCCTTCTGCAAGTGTGAACGAGCCCGAGGATTATGACTTTAGTGACGTAGTGCTTAAGTACATAAGTGAGATGTTAATGGAGGAAGATATGGAAGATAAGACCTGCATGTTTAAAGAGTCTTCGGCAGCCCTTCAAGCTGCCGAGAAATCATTTTATGAGGTTCTTGGAGAACAGTATCCACCTTCTCTGGAACCCGAATTGAAATATCAAAACCATGAAAGCTCAAATGAACTTCGTGGTCAAAGTTATTGCAGTTGTAGTAGTGGTGACGGTAACTTACTCAATCTTCCATGCAACTATGATTTAGGCGTGCAAATGTCTTTAAACTACAGTTCTCAGGCCAATTCATCCCATAGTTCCGGGAACAGTGCTGGTAGTCTCGTAGACGGCTTTACAGATTCTCCGGTGAGTACTCCCCGGCTTCCTGAAATATTTGGTGATAGTGAGTCAGTCATTCAATTCAGAAAAGGGTTCGAGGAAGCAAGTAGGTTCCTTCCGAATCGCGGAAACTTGTTTGTCGATGTAGAGAGTGACGGACTGTTTCTCAAAGAGGTGAAGGAAGAGGCTAAAAGTGTGGTAGAGAAGGTGGAAAATGAGTTATTGCAAGACAGACCGAGGGGAAAGAAGAAGCCTTATCCCGAGGATGTGAATTTATACAACGGCAGGAGTAACAAGCAGTCGTCGGTTTATACTGAATCCACTGTAAGCCCGGAAATGTTTGATACAGTGTTACTGAATTGTCAAAGCTTAGCCGACCTTCAAAAAGTTTTGCAACACGAAACAAACAAGAATGTGCAGCAGAACGGACAGTCAAAAGGTCCTACAGGTGGGAAGGCACGTGCAAAGAAAGGTAAACGGAATGTGGTGGATTTGAGGACTCTGTTGACTCTTTGTGCACAAGCTGTTGCGACCGATGATCGGAGGAGTGCAAATGAGCTGCTGAAGCAAATCAGGCAGCATTCTTCGCCTATGGGTGATGGGATGCAACGGTTGGCCCACTATTTTGTCGATGGTCTAGAGGCACGCTTAGCTGGCTCCGGGACCCAGAGTTACAATCCTGTTTTCACGAGACCGACATCAGCTGCTAACGTCTTGAAAGCTTACCATCTGTTTCTTGCTGCATGCCCTTTTAGGAAGCTCTCGGATTTCTTCTCAAATACGACGATAATGAATCTTGCAGAAAATGCAGCTAGGCTTCACATTATTGACTTCGGTATTCTATATGGCTTCCAATGGCCTTGTCTTATACGGCGTCTCTCAACTAGACCAGGGGGACCACCTAAACTAAAGATCACAGGGATTGATCTTCCGCAACCTGGTTTCCGGCCAGCAGAAAGGGTTGAGGAGACAGGGCGTCGTCTTGCAAACTATGCTGAGACTTTCAAAGTTCCATTCGAGTTCCATGCAATTGCACAAAAATGGGACACCATTCAGATCGAGGACATAAAGATTGAAAGTGGTGAAGTGCTTATTGTAAACTGCATTTACAGGCTTCGGAATCTGCTCGATGAGACTGTGGTTGTGGAGAGTCCAAGGAATAAAGTTCTGAACTTGATGAGGAAATTGCATCCCGATGTTCTCATACTAGGGATTGTCAACGGTGCCTACAGTGCTCCATTCTTTATTACGAGATTCAGGGAGGCTCTCTTCCATTATTCCACTTTATTCGATATGCTTGAGACAAATGTGCCCCGTGAAATTCCGGAACGGATGCTAATCGAGAGAGAGATATTTGGTTGGGAGGCTATGAATGTCATTGCATGCGAAGGTGCTGAAAGAATTGAGAGGCCGGAGACATACAAGCAATGGCAGGTCCGGACTACAAGGGCCGGGTTCAGACAGTTGCCTCTGGATAAGGAGATGATGAAGACGGCAAAGGAGAGAGTCAATACAAGCTACCACAAGGACTTTGTAATCGACGAGGATAACCATTGGTTGCTTCAAGGGTGGAAGGGACGGATTGTTTATGCACACTCGTGTTGGGTGCCTGCCTCGTAA
- the LOC108486740 gene encoding scarecrow-like protein 14 isoform X2, giving the protein MIPINLLPSASVNEPEDYDFSDVVLKYISEMLMEEDMEDKTCMFKESSAALQAAEKSFYEVLGEQYPPSLEPELKYQNHESSNELRGQSYCSCSSGDGNLLNLPCNYDLGVQMSLNYSSQANSSHSSGNSAGSLVDGFTDSPVSTPRLPEIFGDSESVIQFRKGFEEASRFLPNRGNLFVDVESDGLFLKEVKEEAKSVVEKVENELLQDRPRGKKKPYPEDVNLYNGRSNKQSSVYTESTVSPEMFDTVLLNCQSLADLQKVLQHETNKNVQQNGQSKGPTGGKARAKKGKRNVVDLRTLLTLCAQAVATDDRRSANELLKQIRQHSSPMGDGMQRLAHYFVDGLEARLAGSGTQSYNPVFTRPTSAANVLKAYHLFLAACPFRKLSDFFSNTTIMNLAENAARLHIIDFGILYGFQWPCLIRRLSTRPGGPPKLKITGIDLPQPGFRPAERVEETGRRLANYAETFKVPFEFHAIAQKWDTIQIEDIKIESGEVLIVNCIYRLRNLLDETVVVESPRNKVLNLMRKLHPDVLILGIVNGAYSAPFFITRFREALFHYSTLFDMLETNVPREIPERMLIEREIFGWEAMNVIACEGAERIERPETYKQWQVRTTRAGFRQLPLDKEMMKTAKERVNTSYHKDFVIDEDNHWLLQGWKGRIVYAHSCWVPAS; this is encoded by the coding sequence ATGATTCCGATAAATTTGCTGCCTTCTGCAAGTGTGAACGAGCCCGAGGATTATGACTTTAGTGACGTAGTGCTTAAGTACATAAGTGAGATGTTAATGGAGGAAGATATGGAAGATAAGACCTGCATGTTTAAAGAGTCTTCGGCAGCCCTTCAAGCTGCCGAGAAATCATTTTATGAGGTTCTTGGAGAACAGTATCCACCTTCTCTGGAACCCGAATTGAAATATCAAAACCATGAAAGCTCAAATGAACTTCGTGGTCAAAGTTATTGCAGTTGTAGTAGTGGTGACGGTAACTTACTCAATCTTCCATGCAACTATGATTTAGGCGTGCAAATGTCTTTAAACTACAGTTCTCAGGCCAATTCATCCCATAGTTCCGGGAACAGTGCTGGTAGTCTCGTAGACGGCTTTACAGATTCTCCGGTGAGTACTCCCCGGCTTCCTGAAATATTTGGTGATAGTGAGTCAGTCATTCAATTCAGAAAAGGGTTCGAGGAAGCAAGTAGGTTCCTTCCGAATCGCGGAAACTTGTTTGTCGATGTAGAGAGTGACGGACTGTTTCTCAAAGAGGTGAAGGAAGAGGCTAAAAGTGTGGTAGAGAAGGTGGAAAATGAGTTATTGCAAGACAGACCGAGGGGAAAGAAGAAGCCTTATCCCGAGGATGTGAATTTATACAACGGCAGGAGTAACAAGCAGTCGTCGGTTTATACTGAATCCACTGTAAGCCCGGAAATGTTTGATACAGTGTTACTGAATTGTCAAAGCTTAGCCGACCTTCAAAAAGTTTTGCAACACGAAACAAACAAGAATGTGCAGCAGAACGGACAGTCAAAAGGTCCTACAGGTGGGAAGGCACGTGCAAAGAAAGGTAAACGGAATGTGGTGGATTTGAGGACTCTGTTGACTCTTTGTGCACAAGCTGTTGCGACCGATGATCGGAGGAGTGCAAATGAGCTGCTGAAGCAAATCAGGCAGCATTCTTCGCCTATGGGTGATGGGATGCAACGGTTGGCCCACTATTTTGTCGATGGTCTAGAGGCACGCTTAGCTGGCTCCGGGACCCAGAGTTACAATCCTGTTTTCACGAGACCGACATCAGCTGCTAACGTCTTGAAAGCTTACCATCTGTTTCTTGCTGCATGCCCTTTTAGGAAGCTCTCGGATTTCTTCTCAAATACGACGATAATGAATCTTGCAGAAAATGCAGCTAGGCTTCACATTATTGACTTCGGTATTCTATATGGCTTCCAATGGCCTTGTCTTATACGGCGTCTCTCAACTAGACCAGGGGGACCACCTAAACTAAAGATCACAGGGATTGATCTTCCGCAACCTGGTTTCCGGCCAGCAGAAAGGGTTGAGGAGACAGGGCGTCGTCTTGCAAACTATGCTGAGACTTTCAAAGTTCCATTCGAGTTCCATGCAATTGCACAAAAATGGGACACCATTCAGATCGAGGACATAAAGATTGAAAGTGGTGAAGTGCTTATTGTAAACTGCATTTACAGGCTTCGGAATCTGCTCGATGAGACTGTGGTTGTGGAGAGTCCAAGGAATAAAGTTCTGAACTTGATGAGGAAATTGCATCCCGATGTTCTCATACTAGGGATTGTCAACGGTGCCTACAGTGCTCCATTCTTTATTACGAGATTCAGGGAGGCTCTCTTCCATTATTCCACTTTATTCGATATGCTTGAGACAAATGTGCCCCGTGAAATTCCGGAACGGATGCTAATCGAGAGAGAGATATTTGGTTGGGAGGCTATGAATGTCATTGCATGCGAAGGTGCTGAAAGAATTGAGAGGCCGGAGACATACAAGCAATGGCAGGTCCGGACTACAAGGGCCGGGTTCAGACAGTTGCCTCTGGATAAGGAGATGATGAAGACGGCAAAGGAGAGAGTCAATACAAGCTACCACAAGGACTTTGTAATCGACGAGGATAACCATTGGTTGCTTCAAGGGTGGAAGGGACGGATTGTTTATGCACACTCGTGTTGGGTGCCTGCCTCGTAA
- the LOC108484340 gene encoding peptidyl-prolyl cis-trans isomerase FKBP20-1 yields the protein MDDVTDLTGDGGVIKKIVTRAKAGALAPSEDLPMVDVHYEGTLAETGEVFDTTHEDNSVFSFELGKGTVIQAWDIALKTMKVGEVAKITCKPEYAYGAAGSPPDIPPNATLIFEVELLSCRPRKGSSLGSASAERARLEELKKQREIAASVKEEEKKKREEAKAAAAARIQAKLEAKKGQGKGKGKGK from the exons ATGGATGATGTAACTGATTTGACTGGTGATGGAGGTGTTATTAAGAAGATTGTAACAAGAGCCAAAGCAGGTGCGCTTGCCCCTTCCGAGGATCTTCCGATGGTTGATG TTCATTATGAAGGTACCCTAGCTGAAACTGGTGAAGTTTTTGATACAACACATGAAGATAACTCTGTTTTCTCCTTTGAGCTTGGAAAGGGCACGGTTATTCAGGCTTGGGACATTGCTTTAAAAACTATGAAG GTTGGTGAAGTTGCGAAAATAACTTGCAAGCCAGAGTATGCCTATGGTGCTGCTGGATCTCCCCCTGATATCCCACCCAA TGCTACCCTTATCTTCGAGGTGGAGTTACTGTCCTGCAGGCCACGCAAAGGTTCCAGTCTTGGTAGTGCTTCGGCAGAGAGAGCTAGGCTAGA GGAGCTGAAGAAGCAGAGGGAAATTGCTGCTTCGGTGAAGgaggaagaaaaaaagaagagagaagaaGCGAAAGCTGCTGCCGCCGCTCGTATTCAAGCCAAGTTGGAGGCCAAGAAAGGTCAAGGAAAAGGTAAGGGCAAAGGCAAATAG